Proteins co-encoded in one Oreochromis aureus strain Israel breed Guangdong linkage group 3, ZZ_aureus, whole genome shotgun sequence genomic window:
- the LOC120438466 gene encoding H-2 class II histocompatibility antigen, E-S beta chain-like has translation MLCLFSDGFKMYVVSRCDFNSTEPKDIKYMRSYYYNKIEVTRFDSDVRKFVGFTEFGVKKAETWNNDQAFLAGWRAEKERYCHTNIGGWYSNPLSKSVKPYVRLHSTTPAYSRHPAMLVCSIYDFYPKYIKVSWLRDGQEVTSDVTSTEEMADGDWYYQTHSHLEYTPRSGEKISCKVEHASLEKPLITDWDSSMPESERNKLAIGASGLILGLILSLAGFIYYRRKARGRILVPTN, from the exons atgttgtgtttgttctcaGATGGGTTCAAAATGTATGTGGTGTCTCGCTGTGACTTTAACTCCACTGAGCCGAAGGACATCAAGTACATGAGATCTTACTATTACAACAAGATCGAGGTCACCAGGTTTGACAGTGATGTGAGGAAGTTTGTTGGATTCACTGAGTTCGGAGTGAAGAAAGCAGAGACCTGGAACAATGATCAGGCATTCCTGGCTGGATGGAGAGCTGAGAAGGAGAGGTACTGCCATACCAACATTGGTGGCTGGTACAGCAACCCTCTGTCTAAATCAG TTAAGCCGTACGTCAGACTTCACTCCACAACACCTGCTTACAGTCGGCATCCTGCCATGTTGGTCTGCAGCATCTATGACTTCTACCCCAAATACATCAAAGTGAGCTGGCTGAGAGATGGACAGGAAGTCACCTCTGATGTCACTTCCACTGAGGAGATGGCAGATGGTGATTGGTACTACCAGACCCACTCACACCTGGAGTACACACCCAG GTCTGGAGAGAAGATCTCCTGTAAGGTGGAGCACGCCAGCCTGGAGAAACCTCTAATCACTGACTGGG ACTCGTCCATGCCTGAGTCAGAGAGGAACAAGCTCGCCATCGGAGCCTCAGGACTGATCCTGGGTCTGATCTTATCTCTGGCTGGATTCATCTACTACAGGAGGAAGGCCCGAG gtCGTATCCTGGTTCCCACTAACTGA